The Magnolia sinica isolate HGM2019 chromosome 9, MsV1, whole genome shotgun sequence genome contains a region encoding:
- the LOC131256856 gene encoding B-box zinc finger protein 19-like isoform X2 yields the protein MTVHVGGKRTHGRYLLLKQRVEFLGDKPIPLGVQALQPIEPIEFSRQQTQLPKLTTNEKLQNHRVSPVPVLDANTEDPGKNSSTMIDLNSRPNQIHGQPSNTQGMNALNDSNHECASVVPVGSCNQDLEK from the exons ATGACCGTACATGTTGGAGGTAAAAGAACCCATGGAAGATATCTGTTGTTGAAGCAGAGGGTTGAG TTCCTAGGGGACAAACCCATTCCTTTGGGAGTGCAGGCCTTGCAACCTATAGAACCAATTGAATTTAGTAGGCAACAGACTCAGCTGCCTAAATTGACAACGAATGAGAAACTGCAAAACCACAGGGTCTCTCCTGTTCCAGTGCTAGATGCTAACACAGAAGATCCGGGCAAGAACTCCTCTACAATGATTGATCTCAACTCGAGGCCAAACCAGATTCATGGGCAGCCTTCAAATACACAG GGGATGAATGCTTTAAATGATAGCAATCACGAGTGTGCAAGTGTAGTTCCAGTGGGATCTTGCAATCAAGATCTAGAGAAGTAA